One Mycobacterium kubicae genomic window carries:
- a CDS encoding DegV family protein has protein sequence MTVVVVTDTSSRLPPDLRDQWSIREVPLHILLDDADLRDGVDDVPDDIHKRNATTAAATPAELANAYQQALADSGGDGVVAVHISSALSGTYGAAERTAADLDPAIRVIDSKSAAMGAGFTVLTAARAAANGADLDTVASIAAAAVRRSHAMMVVHRLDNLRRSGRIGGAKAWLGTALALKPVLRIDDGKLVLAQRVRTSKHATAAMIDRVCDIVGDNAAALAVHHVANPDGATEVAAELAQRLPACEPAIITPMGPVLALHVGDGAVAVCLALPET, from the coding sequence ATGACAGTCGTGGTGGTCACCGACACCTCCTCGCGCCTGCCGCCCGACCTGCGCGACCAGTGGAGCATCCGCGAGGTGCCGCTGCACATCCTGCTCGACGACGCTGACTTGCGCGACGGCGTGGACGACGTCCCCGACGACATCCACAAACGCAACGCTACGACCGCGGCGGCCACCCCGGCCGAACTGGCCAACGCCTACCAGCAGGCGTTGGCCGACAGCGGCGGTGACGGAGTGGTCGCGGTGCACATCTCCTCGGCGCTGTCGGGCACCTACGGTGCCGCCGAGCGGACCGCCGCCGATCTCGACCCCGCCATCCGTGTCATCGATTCCAAGTCCGCCGCGATGGGCGCCGGTTTCACCGTGCTGACCGCCGCGCGGGCGGCGGCCAACGGCGCCGATCTGGACACCGTCGCCAGCATCGCCGCGGCCGCGGTGCGGCGCAGCCACGCCATGATGGTCGTGCACCGCCTGGACAACCTGCGTCGCAGCGGCCGCATCGGTGGCGCGAAGGCGTGGTTGGGTACCGCGCTGGCGCTCAAGCCGGTGTTGCGCATCGATGACGGCAAGTTGGTTCTGGCGCAACGCGTCCGAACGTCCAAGCATGCGACGGCCGCCATGATCGACCGGGTGTGCGACATTGTCGGTGACAATGCTGCCGCGCTGGCTGTGCACCACGTCGCCAACCCGGACGGCGCCACGGAGGTCGCCGCCGAATTGGCGCAGCGGCTACCGGCGTGCGAGCCGGCGATCATCACCCCGATGGGGCCGGTGCTCGCGTTGCACGTCGGCGACGGGGCGGTCGCGGTCTGCCTGGCGCTACCCGAAACCTAA
- the octT gene encoding diglucosylglycerate octanoyltransferase yields MSSELPAEQGTKPVLLIFADSLAYYGPTGGLPADDPRIWPNLVATQLGWGVELIGRIGWTCRDVWWAATQDPRSWAALPKAGAVVFATSGMDSLPSVLPTALRELIRYVRPPWLRRWVREGYGWVQPRLSPVARSALPPHLSVEYLEQTRAAIDFNRPGIPMVASLPSVHIAETYGKAHHGRAGTAAAITDWAQRHHVPLVDLKAAVGEEILSGRGNPDGIHWNFEAHQAVAELMLKALAEAGVPNQKPRA; encoded by the coding sequence ATGTCCTCTGAGCTGCCCGCCGAGCAAGGGACCAAACCCGTACTGCTGATTTTCGCCGACTCCCTGGCCTATTACGGGCCCACCGGCGGGCTACCCGCCGATGACCCTCGCATCTGGCCCAATCTCGTTGCGACACAACTGGGTTGGGGCGTCGAACTGATCGGCCGCATCGGCTGGACCTGTCGAGATGTGTGGTGGGCGGCCACCCAGGATCCGCGGTCCTGGGCAGCGCTGCCCAAGGCGGGTGCCGTCGTCTTCGCGACCAGCGGTATGGACTCGCTGCCGTCGGTGCTGCCCACCGCGTTGCGCGAGCTCATCCGCTACGTCCGGCCGCCGTGGCTGCGGCGCTGGGTTCGTGAGGGTTATGGCTGGGTGCAGCCACGGCTGTCGCCGGTGGCCCGGTCCGCGCTGCCGCCACATCTGAGTGTGGAGTACCTCGAGCAAACCCGTGCCGCAATCGATTTCAACCGGCCCGGCATCCCGATGGTGGCTTCGCTGCCGTCGGTGCATATCGCCGAGACTTACGGCAAGGCACACCACGGGCGGGCCGGAACGGCGGCGGCCATCACCGACTGGGCGCAGCGCCACCATGTTCCGTTGGTGGATCTCAAAGCCGCTGTGGGCGAAGAGATTTTGAGTGGGCGTGGCAATCCCGACGGTATCCACTGGAACTTCGAAGCTCATCAGGCGGTGGCGGAGTTGATGCTCAAAGCTCTGGCCGAAGCAGGGGTGCCCAATCAGAAGCCGCGCGCCTAG
- the gpgP gene encoding glucosyl-3-phosphoglycerate phosphatase, whose amino-acid sequence MKIRRLVMLRHGQTGYNLGSRMQGQLDTELSEVGRAQAVAAAEALGKQQPLLILSSDLRRAYDTAIKLSERTGLPVRADARLRETHLGDWQGLTHNQVDAGAPGARVAWREDATWAPHGGESRVDVAARSVPVVAELVATEPDWGDASEPDRPIVLVAHGGLIAALSAALLKLPVDNWPVLGGLGNASWVQLSGYSDDSDAQFDDIRWRLDVWNASAQVSDDVL is encoded by the coding sequence ATGAAAATCCGCCGACTGGTGATGCTCCGGCACGGCCAAACCGGTTACAACCTCGGTAGCCGGATGCAGGGTCAGCTGGACACCGAACTCAGCGAGGTGGGCCGCGCGCAGGCGGTCGCCGCGGCAGAGGCACTCGGCAAGCAGCAACCGCTGCTGATCTTGTCCTCGGACCTGCGGCGCGCCTACGACACGGCGATCAAGCTCAGCGAGCGAACCGGCCTGCCGGTGCGGGCGGATGCGCGCCTCCGGGAAACCCACCTGGGCGACTGGCAGGGGCTGACGCACAACCAGGTCGACGCCGGGGCGCCCGGTGCTCGGGTGGCGTGGCGCGAAGATGCGACCTGGGCCCCGCACGGCGGAGAAAGCCGGGTGGACGTGGCCGCGCGCAGCGTGCCGGTGGTGGCCGAGTTGGTCGCCACCGAACCGGATTGGGGTGACGCCAGCGAGCCCGACCGACCGATCGTGCTGGTTGCCCACGGAGGCTTGATCGCCGCCTTGTCGGCGGCGCTGCTGAAGCTGCCGGTGGACAACTGGCCGGTTCTCGGTGGCCTGGGCAACGCCAGCTGGGTACAGCTCAGCGGCTATTCCGACGACTCCGATGCGCAATTCGACGACATCCGCTGGCGGTTGGACGTGTGGAACGCTTCGGCGCAGGTCTCCGACGATGTCCTCTGA
- the rsfS gene encoding ribosome silencing factor yields MTANQEAIDMARIAAAAASAKLANDVVVIDVSGQLVITDCFVIASASNERQVNAIVDEVEEKMRQAGHKPARREGAREGRWTLLDYRDIVVHIQHQDDRNFYALDRLWSDCPVIEVDLGPQQSAGGE; encoded by the coding sequence ATGACCGCCAATCAAGAAGCCATCGACATGGCCCGGATCGCCGCCGCGGCCGCCTCGGCCAAACTGGCCAACGACGTCGTCGTCATCGACGTCTCGGGCCAGCTGGTCATCACCGATTGCTTCGTCATCGCCTCGGCGTCCAACGAGCGGCAGGTCAACGCCATTGTCGACGAGGTGGAAGAGAAGATGCGGCAGGCCGGTCACAAACCGGCACGGCGGGAGGGCGCCCGCGAGGGCCGCTGGACTCTGCTGGACTACCGCGACATCGTGGTGCACATCCAGCACCAGGATGACCGCAACTTCTACGCCCTGGACCGGCTGTGGAGCGACTGCCCGGTCATCGAGGTCGACTTGGGCCCACAACAGTCAGCGGGCGGCGAATGA
- the nadD gene encoding nicotinate-nucleotide adenylyltransferase, which produces MGGTFDPIHYGHLVAASEVADLFDLDEVVFVPSGQPWQKERHVSAAEDRYLMTVIATASNPRFSVSRVDIDRGGPTYTKDTLRDLHTLNPDAELYFITGADALATILTWQGWEEVFDLARFIGVSRPGYELRREHVTGVLVDLPENALTLVEIPALAISSTDCRRRAEQQRPLWYLMPDGVVQYVSKRRLYCQRPDEHAHPTQSLPAGNNA; this is translated from the coding sequence ATGGGTGGGACCTTCGACCCCATCCATTACGGGCACTTGGTTGCCGCCAGCGAGGTGGCCGACCTTTTCGACCTCGACGAGGTCGTCTTTGTACCCAGCGGACAGCCCTGGCAGAAGGAGCGCCACGTCTCCGCGGCCGAGGACAGGTATCTGATGACGGTGATCGCCACCGCCTCCAATCCCCGCTTCTCGGTGAGCCGGGTCGACATCGATCGCGGCGGTCCCACCTATACCAAGGACACATTGCGGGACTTGCACACCCTCAACCCCGACGCCGAGCTGTACTTCATCACCGGTGCCGACGCGCTGGCCACCATCCTGACCTGGCAGGGCTGGGAGGAGGTGTTCGATCTGGCGCGATTCATCGGTGTGAGCCGGCCTGGCTACGAACTGCGCCGCGAACACGTCACCGGGGTCCTGGTTGATCTACCCGAGAACGCGCTGACTTTGGTCGAGATCCCGGCTTTGGCGATCTCGTCCACCGACTGCCGCCGCCGCGCCGAGCAGCAGCGACCACTGTGGTACCTGATGCCCGACGGCGTGGTGCAGTACGTCTCCAAGCGCCGGCTGTACTGCCAGCGTCCGGACGAACACGCTCACCCCACCCAATCCCTACCCGCCGGGAACAACGCATGA
- a CDS encoding class I SAM-dependent methyltransferase: MTRRLFTRSVVSGEVTLPAVPSMIDEYVSMCANLFATVGRTFSDEELAHVRMVLEGQLGEAYAASPRSSIVISYNAPIGPTLHYQVEPRWWTVEAAYEDWISTREPPLFGTEPDARVWALANDAAEPGTHRVLEIGAGTGRNALALARRGHPVDVVEMTPKFADMIRADAERESLDVRVIVRDVFATRDDLRQDYALIALSEVVSDFRSTQQLRALFELAAHCLAPGARLVFNAFLASGGYVPDQAAREFGQQAYTSIFTRHELSAAVAGLPLELVADDSVYDYERANLPDGAWPPTSWYANWVSGLDVFPVEREMSPIEMRWLVFQKRR, translated from the coding sequence ATGACCCGGCGCTTGTTCACCCGCTCGGTGGTCTCCGGCGAGGTCACGCTGCCCGCCGTACCGAGCATGATCGACGAGTACGTGTCGATGTGCGCAAACCTTTTCGCCACCGTCGGGCGCACGTTCTCCGACGAGGAACTTGCCCACGTTCGCATGGTGCTCGAGGGTCAGCTGGGCGAGGCTTACGCGGCTTCCCCGCGGTCCTCGATCGTCATCTCCTACAACGCTCCCATCGGCCCCACCTTGCACTACCAGGTCGAGCCGCGCTGGTGGACGGTCGAGGCGGCCTACGAGGACTGGATCAGCACCCGCGAGCCGCCGCTGTTCGGGACCGAGCCCGACGCTCGAGTGTGGGCGCTGGCCAACGACGCCGCCGAACCGGGCACCCACCGGGTTCTCGAGATCGGCGCCGGTACCGGCCGCAACGCGCTGGCCCTGGCGCGCCGCGGTCATCCGGTCGACGTGGTCGAGATGACCCCGAAGTTCGCCGACATGATTCGTGCCGACGCCGAGCGCGAGTCACTGGACGTGCGCGTCATCGTGCGGGACGTGTTCGCCACCCGAGACGATCTGCGGCAGGACTACGCGCTGATCGCACTGTCAGAGGTGGTGTCGGACTTCCGTAGCACCCAACAACTGCGTGCGTTGTTCGAACTGGCGGCGCACTGCCTGGCCCCGGGTGCGCGCCTGGTGTTCAACGCGTTTCTCGCCTCGGGCGGCTACGTGCCGGACCAGGCGGCGCGCGAATTCGGGCAGCAGGCGTATACCAGCATTTTCACCAGGCATGAGCTGTCGGCTGCGGTCGCCGGATTGCCTCTCGAGTTGGTTGCCGACGATTCGGTGTACGACTACGAGCGTGCGAACCTGCCCGACGGCGCTTGGCCGCCCACCAGCTGGTACGCCAATTGGGTCAGCGGCTTGGACGTGTTCCCCGTCGAGCGGGAGATGAGCCCAATCGAGATGCGCTGGTTGGTGTTTCAGAAGCGACGCTGA
- a CDS encoding DUF1330 domain-containing protein — MSVYFVVNAAITNPGLLAEYMAEVAPVLSQIPCKVLVVDDDSEVIEGQPAGARTVILEFPSRQEFNEFYNSPQYEPLLGKRLAATEGFALLVSGLSADSSGPAPTT; from the coding sequence ATGTCCGTTTATTTCGTTGTGAACGCTGCGATCACCAATCCTGGATTGTTAGCGGAGTACATGGCTGAGGTGGCGCCAGTGCTCTCCCAAATCCCCTGCAAGGTCCTGGTTGTCGACGACGACTCTGAGGTGATCGAAGGTCAGCCGGCCGGTGCCAGGACAGTGATACTGGAATTTCCGTCGCGTCAGGAATTCAACGAGTTCTACAACTCACCGCAATACGAGCCACTGCTGGGGAAACGACTAGCCGCCACTGAAGGATTCGCGCTTTTGGTTTCCGGTTTGTCCGCTGACAGCAGCGGACCGGCCCCCACCACATGA
- a CDS encoding GNAT family N-acetyltransferase: MSRPDSAKTIESDRAQTDDDRSGMSLCAFRISARPELRDDELVQSAARGGEWPMPGTDQPLVRQLSIRTATADDLPRVNEIAALAVNMLLSPYFTVEQVRAANDAKIYELDVDLVAAGTYYVGEIDGVVVGGSGWSTSGQVDSIVGRKAESSGTAVMRSTYIDPGWSRRGIATLLARTTETAARLSGFRRFETMCTPVAAAMRRVLGYQVIATAQVPYGPGFLLDLVVMRKDAAGAPT; this comes from the coding sequence ATGTCGCGACCCGACTCAGCCAAAACTATCGAATCCGACCGGGCGCAGACTGACGATGACCGTTCTGGTATGTCGCTATGCGCTTTTCGCATCAGCGCAAGACCCGAACTGCGCGACGATGAGCTGGTGCAGTCGGCAGCACGAGGAGGTGAATGGCCAATGCCGGGAACCGATCAACCGTTGGTTCGCCAGTTGTCCATTCGCACGGCGACGGCCGATGACCTGCCACGCGTGAATGAGATTGCCGCCCTGGCGGTGAACATGCTGCTGTCCCCCTATTTCACCGTCGAGCAGGTCCGTGCCGCCAATGACGCGAAGATCTATGAGCTGGACGTCGATCTGGTGGCAGCGGGCACGTATTACGTGGGTGAAATCGACGGCGTAGTGGTCGGGGGTAGTGGCTGGAGCACGAGCGGGCAGGTGGACTCAATCGTCGGACGAAAAGCGGAATCCAGCGGCACGGCGGTGATGCGCTCGACCTATATTGACCCTGGCTGGAGTCGACGAGGCATCGCAACGCTACTGGCACGCACCACCGAAACCGCTGCCAGGCTGTCCGGGTTCCGCCGCTTCGAAACGATGTGCACGCCGGTGGCGGCCGCGATGCGCCGCGTGCTGGGCTACCAGGTGATCGCAACCGCGCAAGTTCCCTACGGCCCCGGCTTCCTACTTGACCTGGTGGTGATGCGGAAGGACGCGGCAGGCGCGCCCACGTGA
- a CDS encoding vWA domain-containing protein produces the protein MATRRIRPTRPLAPHGLPGHLVGFVEALRGSGIAVGPSETVDAGRVMATLGLGDREVLREGIACAVLRRPDHRDTYDAMFDLWFPAALGARVVVTDEAPDEDSEGLPPDDVEAMRQMLLDLLNDNQDLADMDERLVAMIARIVEAYGKYSSSRGPSYSSYQALKAMALDELEGKLLAGLLAPYGDEPTPSQEQIAKALAAQKIAQLRKMVDAETKRRTAEQLGRDHVQMYGIPQLSENVEFLRASGEQLRQMRRVVAPLARTLATRLAARRRRSRAGTVDLRKTLRKSMSTGGVPIEVVLKKPRPARPELVVLCDVSGSVAGFSHFTLLLVHALRQQFSRVRVFAFIDTTDEVTHMFGPEADLAVAIQRITREAGVYARDGHSDYGNAFVSFVQAFPNVLSPRSSLLVLGDGRTNYRNPATDVLEDMVTAARHAHWLNPEPRHLWGSGDSAVPRYEEVITMHECRSAKQLAAVIDQLLPV, from the coding sequence ATGGCCACCCGACGCATCCGCCCCACCCGGCCGCTGGCCCCGCACGGGCTGCCCGGTCATCTGGTCGGGTTCGTGGAAGCGCTTCGCGGCAGCGGCATTGCGGTGGGGCCGTCGGAAACGGTGGACGCCGGACGCGTCATGGCAACGCTGGGGTTGGGTGATCGCGAGGTGCTGCGCGAAGGCATCGCCTGCGCGGTGCTGCGCCGCCCCGATCACCGCGACACCTATGACGCCATGTTCGACCTGTGGTTTCCCGCCGCGTTGGGGGCGCGCGTGGTGGTGACCGACGAAGCTCCCGACGAGGACTCCGAGGGACTGCCGCCCGACGACGTCGAGGCGATGCGGCAGATGCTGCTCGACCTGCTCAACGACAACCAAGATCTGGCCGACATGGATGAGCGGCTGGTGGCGATGATCGCCCGCATCGTGGAGGCCTACGGTAAGTACAGTTCCAGCCGCGGCCCGTCGTACTCGTCGTACCAGGCGCTCAAAGCGATGGCGCTGGATGAGCTCGAAGGCAAGCTGCTGGCCGGTTTGCTCGCTCCGTACGGTGACGAACCGACACCCAGCCAGGAGCAGATCGCCAAAGCCCTTGCCGCGCAGAAGATCGCGCAGCTACGCAAGATGGTCGACGCCGAGACCAAGCGGCGCACCGCGGAGCAACTCGGCCGCGACCACGTGCAGATGTACGGCATCCCGCAGCTTTCGGAGAATGTCGAGTTCTTGCGGGCCTCCGGTGAGCAGTTGCGGCAGATGCGCCGGGTGGTGGCGCCGTTGGCTCGCACCCTGGCTACCCGGTTGGCCGCCCGCCGGCGCCGCTCCCGCGCCGGGACCGTCGATTTGCGCAAGACCCTGCGCAAATCGATGTCCACCGGCGGTGTCCCCATCGAGGTGGTCCTCAAGAAGCCGCGCCCGGCGCGTCCCGAACTGGTTGTCCTTTGTGATGTTTCGGGATCGGTGGCGGGTTTCAGCCACTTCACCCTGCTGCTGGTGCACGCGCTGCGCCAACAGTTCTCCCGCGTTCGCGTCTTCGCTTTCATCGACACCACCGACGAGGTGACCCACATGTTCGGGCCCGAAGCGGACCTTGCGGTGGCGATCCAGCGGATCACCCGCGAGGCCGGGGTGTATGCCCGTGACGGCCATTCCGACTACGGCAATGCGTTCGTCTCGTTCGTACAGGCTTTCCCGAACGTATTGTCGCCGCGCAGTTCTCTGTTGGTTCTGGGTGACGGTCGCACCAACTACCGCAACCCGGCCACCGACGTGCTCGAAGACATGGTGACCGCGGCGCGGCATGCGCACTGGCTCAATCCCGAACCCAGGCACCTGTGGGGAAGCGGTGACTCCGCAGTGCCACGCTACGAAGAAGTGATCACGATGCACGAGTGCCGCTCGGCCAAGCAGTTGGCCGCGGTGATCGATCAGTTGTTGCCGGTGTAG
- a CDS encoding AAA family ATPase, translating to MSVPAQSVPLFADIADVSRRLAETGYLPDTATATAVFLADRLGKPLLVEGPAGVGKTELARAIAQATGSGLVRLQCYEGVDEARALYEWNHAKQILRIQAGSGDWQATKTDVFSEEFLLQRPLLTAIRRTDPTVLLIDETDKADIEIEGLLLEVLSDFAVTVPELGTITAERTPLVVLTSNATRELSEALKRRCLFLHIDFPSPELERRILLSRVPELPEHLAEELVRIIGVLRGMQLKKVPSIAETIDWGRTLLALGLDTIDDAVVAATLGVVLKHQSDQKRAAGELRLN from the coding sequence ATGAGCGTGCCCGCACAGTCCGTGCCGTTGTTCGCCGATATCGCCGACGTGTCCCGGCGCCTGGCCGAAACCGGCTACTTGCCCGACACCGCGACCGCGACGGCGGTGTTCCTGGCCGACCGGCTCGGCAAGCCGCTGCTCGTGGAAGGTCCCGCCGGGGTCGGCAAGACCGAGCTGGCCCGCGCCATCGCGCAGGCCACCGGGTCCGGGCTGGTCCGGCTGCAGTGCTACGAGGGCGTCGACGAAGCGCGCGCCCTATACGAGTGGAACCACGCCAAGCAGATCCTGCGGATCCAGGCCGGCTCCGGTGACTGGCAGGCCACCAAGACCGACGTGTTCAGCGAGGAGTTCCTGCTGCAGCGTCCACTGCTGACCGCCATCCGGCGCACCGACCCGACGGTGTTGCTCATCGACGAAACCGACAAGGCCGACATCGAGATCGAGGGCTTGCTACTCGAGGTGCTGTCGGACTTCGCGGTCACCGTGCCCGAGCTCGGGACGATCACCGCGGAGCGGACACCGCTGGTAGTGCTGACCTCCAACGCGACGCGCGAGTTGTCCGAGGCGCTCAAGCGTCGTTGCCTGTTCCTGCACATCGACTTCCCGTCGCCGGAACTGGAACGCCGGATCCTGCTCTCCCGCGTGCCTGAGCTGCCCGAGCACCTCGCCGAAGAACTGGTGCGGATCATCGGCGTGCTACGCGGTATGCAACTCAAGAAGGTGCCGTCGATCGCCGAGACCATCGACTGGGGACGCACCCTGCTGGCACTGGGCCTGGACACCATCGACGACGCCGTGGTCGCCGCTACCTTGGGCGTCGTCCTCAAACACCAGTCCGACCAGAAACGCGCCGCCGGGGAATTAAGGCTGAACTGA
- a CDS encoding glutamate-5-semialdehyde dehydrogenase has product MSLEAPARSAAAQQSDLRQEVHDAARRARVAARVLATVPTAVKNRALHTAADALLAHTSDILAANALDLDAARAADTPAAMLDRLALNPQRVDGIAAGLRQVAGLPDPVGEVLRGYTLPNGLQLRQQRVPLGVVGMIYEGRPNVTVDAFGLTLKSGNAALLRGSSSAAKSNAALVAVLREALVAEELPADAVQLLSSADRSTVTHLIQARGLVDVAIPRGGAGLIDAVVRDAQVPTIETGVGNCHVYIDQAADLDIAERILLNSKTRRPSVCNAAETLLVDSAIAEHALPRLLTALQDAGVSVHLDPDDADLRREYLSMDIAVAVVDGVDAAIAHINEYGTGHTEAIVTTNLAAAQRFTEQVDAAAVMVNASTSFTDGEQFGFGAEIGISTQKLHARGPMGLPELTSTKWIVWGSPVTGHTRPA; this is encoded by the coding sequence ATGAGTCTGGAAGCACCTGCCCGCAGCGCAGCGGCCCAGCAGTCTGACTTGCGCCAGGAGGTGCACGACGCCGCCCGCCGCGCCCGGGTGGCCGCTCGAGTGCTGGCTACGGTGCCCACGGCGGTCAAGAACCGCGCGCTGCACACCGCCGCCGACGCGTTGCTGGCGCACACCAGTGACATCCTGGCCGCCAACGCCCTAGACCTGGATGCCGCGCGGGCCGCCGACACGCCCGCCGCGATGCTCGACCGGCTGGCGCTCAACCCGCAGCGCGTCGACGGCATCGCCGCCGGGCTGCGGCAGGTGGCGGGTCTGCCCGACCCGGTCGGAGAGGTGCTGCGCGGCTACACACTGCCCAACGGCTTACAACTGCGCCAGCAGCGGGTGCCGCTGGGCGTGGTCGGCATGATCTACGAAGGCCGTCCCAATGTCACCGTCGACGCCTTCGGGCTGACCCTCAAATCGGGCAATGCGGCGCTGCTGCGCGGCAGCTCCTCGGCGGCGAAGTCCAATGCGGCGCTGGTCGCGGTGTTGCGCGAGGCCCTGGTTGCCGAGGAACTTCCCGCCGACGCCGTCCAGCTCCTGTCCTCGGCCGACCGGTCCACCGTCACCCACCTCATCCAGGCCCGCGGTCTGGTCGACGTGGCGATTCCGCGCGGGGGAGCGGGTCTGATCGATGCGGTGGTGCGCGACGCGCAGGTCCCGACCATCGAAACCGGTGTCGGCAACTGCCACGTCTACATCGACCAAGCCGCCGACCTGGACATCGCCGAACGCATCCTGCTGAACTCCAAGACCCGCCGGCCCAGCGTCTGCAACGCCGCCGAGACGCTCCTGGTCGACTCGGCTATCGCCGAGCACGCGCTGCCCCGGCTGCTGACCGCGTTGCAGGACGCCGGAGTGAGTGTGCACCTGGACCCCGACGACGCCGACCTGCGCCGCGAATACCTGTCCATGGACATCGCGGTAGCAGTGGTCGACGGCGTGGACGCGGCCATCGCGCACATCAACGAGTACGGAACCGGACACACCGAAGCCATCGTCACCACCAATCTGGCTGCCGCCCAACGATTTACCGAACAGGTCGACGCGGCCGCGGTGATGGTGAACGCGTCGACGTCGTTTACCGACGGCGAGCAGTTCGGTTTCGGCGCCGAGATCGGGATCTCCACTCAAAAGCTGCACGCCCGCGGCCCGATGGGGCTGCCGGAATTGACCTCGACCAAGTGGATCGTGTGGGGCTCGCCCGTGACTGGCCACACCCGGCCGGCCTGA
- a CDS encoding mechanosensitive ion channel domain-containing protein, with protein MNMFSSAWFYWAVGVGLGLPVVIVLLTEVQHTLVRRRSRLVRQVGLVRNYMVPLGALLLLIVKATQVPAHDTVVRILTTLFGFLVLVLLVSALNATLFESAPQDSWRKRLPVIFLDVARFAVIGVGLAVILSYIWGVRIAGVFTAVGVTSVVIGLMLQNSVGQIVSGLFMLFEQPFRIDDWLDTNTARGRVVEVNWRAVHIATGGGMRITPNAVLASTPFTNLSRPPGTYKLAITTIFSNDDPPDQVCSLLSRVASALPQLKPGTEPKSVPLGNLEYRTTIGLTSPADDGAAKATFLRWIWYAARREGLHLDEADDDFSTPERVRDAVRRVVAPALRLNETDQQSLLPRARIVRYGTDEVVEYAGQVPAGMTFLISGRVRLTTTAPDGSVVPISTLNEGSFLGVTALTRQPNLASAYALDEVTAVVIERDHLEHLVMREPLLLQDLGHILEERQSKVRRSGRGERIS; from the coding sequence ATGAATATGTTCAGCTCGGCGTGGTTCTACTGGGCCGTCGGGGTCGGGCTGGGATTGCCGGTCGTCATCGTCTTGCTGACCGAAGTTCAGCACACGTTGGTCCGCCGGCGCAGCCGCCTGGTCCGCCAGGTCGGCCTGGTACGCAATTACATGGTGCCGCTGGGCGCGCTGTTGCTGCTCATCGTCAAGGCGACCCAGGTGCCCGCCCACGACACCGTGGTGCGCATCCTCACGACGCTGTTCGGGTTCCTGGTGCTGGTGCTGCTGGTGTCCGCGCTCAACGCCACCCTCTTCGAGAGCGCACCGCAAGATTCCTGGCGCAAACGGTTGCCCGTCATCTTCCTCGACGTGGCACGGTTCGCGGTCATCGGAGTGGGACTGGCGGTGATCCTGTCCTACATCTGGGGTGTGCGCATCGCCGGTGTTTTCACCGCGGTCGGCGTGACCTCCGTCGTCATCGGCCTGATGCTGCAGAACTCGGTGGGCCAGATCGTCTCGGGCTTGTTCATGCTGTTCGAACAGCCCTTCCGGATCGACGATTGGCTGGACACCAACACAGCGCGAGGGCGAGTCGTCGAGGTGAACTGGCGCGCCGTGCACATCGCGACCGGCGGGGGCATGCGCATCACACCCAACGCGGTGCTGGCCAGCACGCCGTTCACCAACCTCAGCCGCCCGCCGGGCACCTACAAGTTGGCCATCACCACGATTTTCTCCAACGACGACCCGCCCGACCAGGTCTGCTCGTTGCTGTCCCGGGTGGCCAGTGCGCTGCCCCAGCTCAAGCCCGGAACCGAGCCGAAATCGGTACCGCTGGGCAACCTCGAATACCGCACCACGATCGGGTTGACCTCACCGGCCGACGACGGCGCCGCCAAAGCCACCTTCCTGCGCTGGATCTGGTACGCCGCGCGCCGCGAAGGTTTGCACCTCGACGAGGCCGACGACGACTTCTCGACGCCGGAACGGGTGCGCGACGCAGTGCGCAGAGTCGTGGCACCGGCGTTGCGGCTCAACGAGACCGACCAGCAATCGCTGCTGCCCCGCGCGCGGATCGTGCGATACGGCACCGACGAGGTGGTCGAATACGCCGGTCAGGTGCCGGCGGGGATGACGTTTTTGATCTCCGGTCGGGTGCGGTTGACCACTACCGCACCCGATGGTTCGGTGGTGCCGATCAGCACGTTGAACGAAGGATCCTTCCTGGGAGTGACGGCGCTGACGCGCCAACCGAACTTGGCCAGCGCCTACGCACTCGACGAGGTGACCGCGGTGGTGATCGAGCGCGACCATCTCGAACACCTGGTGATGCGGGAACCGTTGTTGTTGCAAGACCTTGGCCACATCCTCGAAGAGCGGCAGAGCAAGGTGCGCCGCAGCGGCCGCGGTGAGCGGATAAGTTGA